A genome region from Cyprinus carpio isolate SPL01 chromosome B23, ASM1834038v1, whole genome shotgun sequence includes the following:
- the LOC109099101 gene encoding alpha-1,3-mannosyl-glycoprotein 4-beta-N-acetylglucosaminyltransferase C-like — protein MRCHLKKVFLLAAGLLILTRVYIYMQRAESGHLKASVTWIWDKETWMEDLKGHYLHFNVSIKVLAGVFKPSKKYLTVGLSSVKRKKGSYLQDTLQSIFSASSEEELDQMVVVILLADFDVSWIQQTLEKITDEFHTRLSKGQLLVIHANEDNYPPLVGLKRNFNDAPDRVSFRSKQNVDYSYLLHFSSNLSQYYIMLEDDVSCSKNFLTSMREHIGSVGNSKWVTLEFSKLGYIGKLYQSRDLPILARFLYNFYQEMPCDFLLSHFHRLLMQDKVIRFRPSLFQHMGTYSSFKGTFNHLKDEDFVEEIADNPPADISTNIETYQTNTVDKAYSQGLEYFWGVSPIGTENYILVAFHEPVLISRVQIHTGLDGKDELGYADVELGKTLVKKESGVECSGFDKLGSLQKGQFNEPAVQKLVPTTVACLRIRVTAAQTTWVVIRKIQVWTVKADQTT, from the exons GCGTCAGTGACCTGGATCTGGGATAAGGAGACTTGGATGGAAGATCTTAAGGGCCATTACCTGCATTTCAACGTTTCCATTAAAGTTCTGGCAGGAGTCTTCAAGCCGTCCAAGA agtaccTGACGGTGGGCCTTTCGTCTGTGAAGAGGAAAAAGGGCAGTTATCTTCAGGACACTCTTCAGTCAATCTTCTCtgcctcctcagaggaagagctGGATCAAATGGTCGTCGTCATCCTTCTTGCAGACTTTGATGTGAGCTGGATCCAGCAGACTTTAGAGAAGATTACAGATGAATTCCACACGCGGCTGTCCAAGGGTCAACTTCTGGTCATCCACGCCAACGAAGACAACTATCCTCCCCTTGTAGGACTGAAGAGGAACTTCAACGATGCTCCTGACCGTGTGTCCTTCCGTTCGAAGCAAAACGTGGACTACTCCTATTTGCTCCATTTTAGCAGTAATCTCTCCCAATACTATATCATGCTGGAGGATGACGTGAGCTGTTCGAAGAACTTTCTCACCAGCATGCGTGAGCACATCGGTTCTGTGGGCAACTCGAAGTGGGTCACATTGGAATTCTCTAAGTTGGGCTACATCGGAAAACTCTATCAATCCAGAGATCTGCCCATTCTAGCCCGATTCCTTTATAATTTCTACCAAGAGATGCCTTGCGACTTTTTGCTGTCGCATTTTCACAGATTGTTGATGCAGGATAAAGTCATTCGTTTCCGCCCATCTCTGTTTCAGCACATGGGCACTTACTCATCATTTAAGGGGACATTCAATCACCTTAAGGATGAAGACTTTGTTGAAGAAATTGCCGATAACCCTCCAGCAGACATTAGCACGAATATTGAAACCTATCAGACCAATACAGTCGACAAAGCTTACAGCCAAGGCTTAGAGTATTTCTGGGGTGTATCCCCTATAGGCACAGAAAACTACATTTTAGTGGCCTTTCATGAACCTGTTCTCATCTCACGTGTCCAAATACATACAGGATTGGATGGGAAAGATGAGCTGGGTTATGCTGATGTGGAACTTGGAAAAACGCTGGTGAAAAAGGAGTCGGGGGTGGAGTGCTCCGGATTTGACAAGCTGGGTTCTCTTCAGAAAGGCCAGTTTAATGAACCGGCTGTCCAGAAACTTGTGCCAACAACCGTGGCATGTTTACGAATCCGAGTCACTGCAGCCCAAACAACCTGGGTTGTCATACGCAAGATCCAGGTCTGGACTGTTAAAGCTGACCAGACCACATGA